The following are encoded together in the Lactuca sativa cultivar Salinas chromosome 1, Lsat_Salinas_v11, whole genome shotgun sequence genome:
- the LOC111886063 gene encoding uncharacterized protein LOC111886063 has translation MRSLCTSSLPKLPFCHCDTKSPFLPTLFPLNPSPHFQTSNIFHRISQIKQNPITVITSSSSSMASTTQTDKTTEKPFSVLFVCLGNICRSPAAEGVFTDLVKKRDLSSKFIIDSAGTINYHEGGPADSRMRAASKRRGIEITSISRPIRPSDFKEFDLILAMDKQNKEDILAAVERWSFKEALPADAYKKVKLMCSYCKKHDETEVPDPYYGGAQGFEKVLDLLEDACESLLDTILAENRS, from the exons ATGAGGTCACTATGCACCAGTAGCCTCCCTAAGTTGCCATTTTGCCATTGCGACACCAAATCCCCCTTTCTTCCAACCCTTTTTCCTCTAAATCCATCACCACATTTTCAaacttcaaatatttttcatCGAATATCACAAATCAAACAAAACCCAATAACAGTAAtcacatcatcatcatcgtcaatGGCTTCCACAACTCAGACAGATAAAACTACAGAAAAACCCTTCTCTGTTCTCTTCGTCTGTTTGGGAAACATCTGTCGAAGCCCAGCTGCCGAAGGCGTCTTCACTGATTTGGTCAAAAAACGAGATCTTTCTTCCAAGTTTATCATCGATTCTGCTGGCACAATCAACTATCACGAG GGAGGTCCAGCGGACTCGCGAATGAGAGCTGCATCTAAAAGAAGAGGAATTGAAATCACATCGATATCAAGGCCAATAAGGCCATCCGATTTCAAAGAATTTGATCTCATTCTTGCCATGGACAAGCAAAATAAAG AGGATATACTTGCAGCTGTGGAAAGATGGAGTTTTAAGGAAGCCTTACCAGCTGATGCATACAAGAAG GTTAAGTTAATGTGTTCTTACTGTAAAAAACATGATGAAACTGAAGTGCCTGATCCTTACTATGGTGGAGCACAAGGTTTTGAGAAG